The nucleotide sequence ATCACCAGGGCGGTCGCCGAGACGCGGGGCTTGGCGAAGATCTTCAGCACCGCCGCGGTGACGATGCCGAGCGTTCCCTCCGAGCCGATGAAGAGCTGCTTGAGGTCGTAGCCGGTGTTGTCCTTGCGCAGCGCCCGCAGGCCGTCGAAGATCCGCCCGTCCGGCAGCACCGCCTCGATCCCGAGCACGAGTTCGCGCGTCGGGCCGTAGCGCAGCACCGCGGTGCCGCCGGCGTTGGTAGCGATGTTGCCGCCGATCTGGCAACTGCCCTCGGCGCCGAGGCTCAGGGGGAAGTGGCGGTCGGCGGCTTCGGCCGCGGCCTGGATCTCGGCCAGAACGCAGCCCGCCTCGACGGTGATCGTGTTGGCGAGCGGACTCACCGCGCGGACCGCCCGCATCCGGTCGAGACGGACCACGAGGTTCCGCCCCGGCTCCATCGGGGCCGCCCCGCCGCACAGACCCGTGTTGCCCCCTTGCGGCACCACCGTGACGCCCGAGGCGCGCGCCAGCGCCACCACCTGCGACACCTCAGCGACGCTGCCGGGCTTCACCACGGCCTCGGCCTGGCCGCGGTAGCGCTCGCGCCAGTCGATGACGAAGGGTTCGAGGTCGCCGTCCGGCCCGACCACGTGGCGATCCCCGACGATCGCCGCGAGACGCTCGATGAAGGCGGCTGCATCGCTCATGGCGACCCTCCCCGCGGCCGGTTTGAGGCGCCGGCCGCAAACTTGTTGTAAAGTTGTTAAGCGGGATACAGCCGATTCGGTCGCGGGGTCAAGCGCCGATTCGTGTCGTCGGCACGCCGGACCGGCCGTCCGTGCAAGCCGCTACAGGGAGAGGTCGAGGAGTCGTCCTTCGAAGAGGCGGTCGCGCGAGGAGCGGATATGCTCGGCCATGCGGGCGCGGGCCGTTTCGGGCTCGCGATCCCGGATCGCGGCGAAGATACCGCTGTGCTCCTCCAGTACCCCGCGCAGACCGGAATTCGGGCCGAGCAGGGCGAGGCCGTGGATCTTCATGCCCACGGCGATGTGAGATTGCAGCGCCCGCATCGAGGCGGCGTAGTAGTGGTTGTTGGCCGCCTCCGCGATCGCGTGGTGGAAGGCGAAGTCGGCGTCGTCACGGTGCTGCTCCTGGCGTGTGGCGACGTTCAGGAGTTCGAGGGCGGCACCGATCCGGCCGAGCGCCACCTCGTCGCGCCGGACGGCCGCGTGGAAGGCTGCCTCGGGCTCGATGGTCAGTCGGAACTCGTAGCAGCGCTGGATGTCGGCGATGCTCTCGACCGGAGCGAAGCCCAGGGCCGGGGCCGCCTCGCGCGGCTTCACGAAGCTGCCCGCACCCTGACGGGAGACGACGGCGCCCTCGCGCCGCAAGCGATCGAGGGCGGAGCGGACGACGGGCCGGGACACCTTGAACCGAACCGCGAGGTCGTTCTCGCTCGGCAGCTTGGCGTTGCCCGCGTAGGTACCGTTGGCGATGCCGGTGAGGATCGCGTGGTAGACGCCGTCGGCGAGCCCCGCCGGCCGGACGGGCGCCTGCGCCTCCGCATGGGCTGGCACGGCTGACGACATCGACGGCTCCTCGAGCTTCCGGTGCGACTCGGCGGGCGGCTACCCGACTTGTCAACGATATGCCAGCCGGGACGCGCTCTTGGCATGACTTGGCGCAAGTTGTAATCCGAAATGAGCCGAACAGGAAAGTCGGCGACAGGGCGGGGTGCGGGCCACGCAGGTGTCGATCAAGCGAAGCGCGCTGGAGCGCGCCCCGGCGGACTGATTATGGCGCCCCTGTTTCTCGGAGTGCTGCTCCCCACACGGTCTTCCCCGAGACGGCGACCTTCTTCGGCGCCCTGTGTCAATGGCGCGCTGTCGGCACGTAGGTGAGATACTGTGGGCGAATTGGTTGTCAGCGGGGGCATGGAGATGTTCGATGAGCCTGCGTCTGAGCCGATTGGCCCGATCCCCACCGAGAACCCCGCGATCTGGCGGCATTGGCCGGCGAGCGGCGAGTCCGTCCGGCTGCCGCAGGACGAGAAGATCGGCTTTGCCGGACCAAGTGCGCTTTCGGCGGTCCCGACCTCTCGACCCTGTACGTGACGACCTGTCTGCGCGGGCGAGATCCGACACTCGATCCGATGGCCGGCCATCTTTGTCAGGTCGAAACGGACTGGCATCCCGATAGATCTTTGGGACGTGTCGCGGACCTGAGATGTACGACTGTTGCTTTCGTTGTGTGCGGCTTCGCACCGCACTACCGTCTGCTGCGACGCAAAGATGAAATCGCGGTTAAGCGGTAAGAATCGGCGGAACTTATCCCCGCTTTTCAAGTTCTTCACATACGGTTGAGCTTTGCTCGTAGGCCGCATGCCTTCGATGAGGGCGGGAGCGGGTCATGCCAGTCTTCGACGGGAAGAATCTGACGACGCAGGACGACGGCGAGGCGCGCCTCGCCATGATCCTTCATCCCGGCCTGGAGGCACAGGAGGAGGCGCGCGAGCGCGGCCGGTTGCGCCTGGAGCGGGCGACCATGCTCGCCGAACTGGCGCTCGCGCTACCGGGAACGACGCTCACGCCGCTCGACGGCCTTTCGGTCGGCTGAGCCCGGTGCTCACCACGGCTGAGGCGTGATCACGCCCTGACGGGTGACGACGATCCATTGCCGGCCCCGGCGCTCGATCGCGTCGACGCGCCCGACACCCGGCACAGCATCCCCCCGAGCGACCTCGACGAGCCGGCGACGGCGGTCTTCGAGGATCGCGACGCCGTCGTAGACGTCGCGCAACGCCCAGCCCTCCAGCGTCTCGGTCTTCGGTTTGTCCGGGAGACTTCCGGTCTGCGTCGGTTCCGGCATCCGCGCCTCCGGTTTCGCTTCGGGCTTTGCCGGTGTCACCGCCGCCGTGGATGGCGGCGACTTCTTTTCCAACTGGGCGATCATGCCGGCGAGGCGCTCGCCCTGCTCGCGCTCGTTCCGCACCACCGTCTCGGACAGGGCCATGAGGCGACGGTCGAGCGCCTGCTCGGAACGGCCGATCCGTTCGGTCAGGCTGCTCCCGAGCGCCTTGGTCTCATGGCGGGCGGCCTCGCTCGCCTCGCGCAGCCCCGTCGTCGTGCGAGCGAGCCGCTC is from Methylorubrum populi and encodes:
- a CDS encoding FadR/GntR family transcriptional regulator, whose translation is MSSAVPAHAEAQAPVRPAGLADGVYHAILTGIANGTYAGNAKLPSENDLAVRFKVSRPVVRSALDRLRREGAVVSRQGAGSFVKPREAAPALGFAPVESIADIQRCYEFRLTIEPEAAFHAAVRRDEVALGRIGAALELLNVATRQEQHRDDADFAFHHAIAEAANNHYYAASMRALQSHIAVGMKIHGLALLGPNSGLRGVLEEHSGIFAAIRDREPETARARMAEHIRSSRDRLFEGRLLDLSL